The following are encoded together in the Triticum dicoccoides isolate Atlit2015 ecotype Zavitan chromosome 6B, WEW_v2.0, whole genome shotgun sequence genome:
- the LOC119325192 gene encoding F-box/FBD/LRR-repeat protein At4g00160-like, which produces MAKSSRRRRAAKLNAKKGSRDDRISSLPNDILVNILDRLDVRDAVRTSVLSRRWSQLPAMLPQLRINAQDILPSKIKTGMSDDELVRMSNAVVIKATKSILARRDPVECTIRLFSATFYLSDDAPLSVGHAVGSAMVTHKIEKAEFRVLTQKKRLECTIGDMLTYGKRFVLFFNKCLNAFAGLTRLCLQNLRFAESDFVSNILVTCKQLNYLGFLNCDTKSWITLQVEHAQLSELSIVNCRFDMVELTWLPKLTCLAFEIWIAFNEPPLSFGYVPLLEVLSLSNVAYNRHKMVKLSTFLGETSVLDLKLGFKCEKIWVQPECLAGRQAHVFHQLRILRLFGIPEGYDLTWTMFFLEAAPSLEELYMTVVDHPCEMEMDEKVRRRESYSENKGVQWESPTPNFKHHRLTKLAFFCFQSEEYMVSHVRRVMKAAVNLGDVYLYDRVTCIYCEGVEPLKPIVFPKTDEQMSSVEKQIREGTESPAIIHFLSAAEISDDYLARICEDG; this is translated from the exons ATGGCCAAGTCTAGTCGCCGGCGACGGGCTGCCAAATTGAATGCTAAG AAAGGCAGTCGAGATGATAGGATCAGCAGCTTGCCCAATGATATCCTGGTCAACATTCTTGATCGACTCGATGTCCGCGACGCTGTGAGAACCAGTGTCCTCTCGAGACGGTGGAGTCAGCTTCCTGCCATGCTCCCACAGCTTAGAATAAATGCTCAGGACATACTGCCCTCAAAAATTAAAACCGGCATGTCCGATGATGAATTGGTTCGAATGTCCAATGCAGTTGTGATCAAAGCGACGAAGAGCATACTGGCACGCAGGGATCCAGTCGAGTGCACCATCCGCTTATTCAGTGCGACGTTCTACTTGAGCGACGATGCACCCTTATCAGTTGGGCATGCTGTTGGCAGTGCCATGGTGACACACAAAATTGAGAAGGCCGAATTCAGAGTTTTGACACAGAAGAAACGCCTAGAGTGCACCATTGGCGATATGCTGACCTATGGGAAACGGTTTGTGTTGTTTTTCAACAAGTGTCTAAATGCATTCGCTGGTCTCACGCGCCTCTGCCTGCAGAACTTGAGATTCGCTGAATCTGACTTTGTCTCCAACATCCTCGTCACTTGCAAGCAGTTGAATTATTTAGGTTTTCTCAATTGCGACACAAAGAGTTGGATAACGCTCCAAGTTGAGCACGCACAACTCAGTGAGCTCAGTATTGTCAATTGCCGTTTTGACATGGTCGAACTCACCTGGCTTCCGAAGCTCACCTGTCTGGCGTTTGAGATTTGGATCGCTTTCAACGAACCACCACTGTCATTTGGCTATGTCCCATTGCTTGAGGTTCTGAGCCTTTCAAATGTTGCTTATAATCGGCACAAAATGGTCAAGTTAAGTACATTTCTTGGCGAGACCTCTGTTCTAGACCTGAAGTTGGGGTTTAAATGTGAAAAG ATTTGGGTTCAACCAGAGTGTTTGGCCGGAAGGCAGGCACATGTGTTCCACCAACTAAGGATTCTCCGTCTATTTGGCATTCCTGAAGGGTATGATCTCACCTGGACAATGTTCTTCTTGGAAGCGGCACCGTCCCTGGAGGAGCTCTACATGACG GTGGTTGATCATCCGTGTGAAATGGAAATGGATGAGAAGGTGAGGAGGCGGGAGTCGTATAGCGAGAACAAGGGGGTCCAGTGGGAATCACCTACACCAAATTTCAagcaccatcgtctcaccaagctaGCCTTCTTCTGCTTCCAGTCTGAAGAATACATGGTGAGTCATGTCAGGCGTGTCATGAAAGCAGCGGTGAATCTAGGGGATGTGTACCTGTATGACAGGGTCACATGTATCTACTGCGAAGGCGTGGAGCCTCTAAAGCCGATAGTGTTTCCGAAGACAGATGAGCAGATGTCTTCAGTGGAGAAGCAAATCAGAGAGGGCACTGAGTCACCTGCCATAATCCATTTCCTGTCGGCTGCTGAAATAAGCGATGATTATCTTGCAAGGATATGTGAAGACGGTTAG